The following nucleotide sequence is from Channa argus isolate prfri chromosome 9, Channa argus male v1.0, whole genome shotgun sequence.
AGTATGGAGTTTGAAAAATGCTGTCTCCAAACACACAAGCAAGCAATTTTCTACAATTTGTGATTTTTCAGTGCTGAGGGGCTGATTTTGTGGCTGCTCGGGATCTTAGACACCCACAGGAAAATGCTGTGCACCCACAAGGAAAATTTTGTGGTGAGGATAAAATTAGACTTTAGTCTTCAGTTCCCCCTGAGTTGTCACCACTCAGGTGCTAtgataaaaaacatgtttcatccTCACTGGAAGTTTCTGCTCATATGTGCTTATAACAACCAGTGCTCCAACTGTTTCCTGACCTCAAAATTCGCTTTGTCCGCCTGTATTTTTTGCACACGGAAGGAGTGACAAACATGATTTTGTAGGTTTAGTCAGATAGAGCTGTTCAAAGTGATCTCTCGGCATTTCTGCACGGagggtaaatggtctgcacttacatagcgcttttctacccaCTAGTACTGGTACTACCTACTGGTTTatcattcgcactcacaatcacacgcactcacacaccggtgggggagcaaCTATGCAGctatgttggggttcagtgtcttgctcaaggacacttcgacatgtgacctgaggagTTCGggaacaactgtgggattggttgACGACTGCTCTTCCTCCTGGGCTCCACGTTTCGGAAGTAACATTACTCTGTTGGCAGCAAAGTCTGAGGTAGCACCAGAGTTCAGTGTTATTACTGCTATTGTCCACTTTTCCTGAATAAATCAGGTCTTACTCTTACTTAATCTTACTCACTTTCCTTTGCTGTAATGTTGTAAAGGCTGCACAGGAATCAACAACTCTATGCTTGAATTAAACAGGCCAGTTGCTGCTCTAGTTATTGAACTGGTTTTATTGACATTATCTTGAATCTCTCTTGTACTGTATGAGGAAACAAGTGAACCATTTGTAAAGTCAATAATTTGTTTAGCTGAAGTGAGAGTTGCTCCAGAAAGGTTGAGGTTTACATGTTGGAGCTAAAATCCTTCAAGAGACAGAGGGGaggataaaaaggaaaaatgttttacctCTATTCGTGTCATTATTGTCCTCCTCATCTGTTGCCAAAGACAGAATCATGGTTTAATGCAAACATCTAAAATGCTGATttctaaacacagaaaatatggtaaaaagaaacagtttaatttaaagATCATATTATACACACTgctgcccataaagttggaataatttggttttcagagagattcctttttttttgcaggttaATTGTGGTATAATTTGTGATATGTTCGGAAGAGCTTGATCAATAatgttttgagaagatatacactttatctttgaagaataaatcaaaaaatgtcagaggtaaaaaatgttcattccaaatttatgggcaacagtgtagaTTATAGATCAGCTTCTCATTTTAACGTCTTAACATGTAGCAACATGCTGCTTCTAGCCATAGTCTCAGGGCCCTAATCTCTAGCCGCGTAAttaagatgaaaacaaacaaaactaaacataaaaatatgtttatctaTGCAGTTTCAAATTAGTAGTGCCAGGATCCAAATTTCCTGAGGGaaatcagcatttatttttatattttgcctGCCTTCTTACCTGAAGGAGAAGCGGTATTAGGTTGTTGATTGTTGACTGGGCTTTTTACTTCAATAGCAAGATCTGTTGCTTCTTTCTCGTTGTTGTCTTCATCTATTTCTGATAAATTCAGATCAGGTCCATTCTGTGAAAGCCATATAATTCTATTACGTATAAATGCATATAAATAGGTATGTTACACTAGAGCATTTGTGGGAGTAAGTTAAGATGCTTcgtaaaacattttcaaagctgCTACAGACCTCTTCCTGAACAGGTGTGAGATCAGCAGCAAATTGCTCCTCCTCTACAGTAGCTGTTGTCTGCTCAGGCTCTGGATTGCCATTCTCTGGAAAAACTACTGGCACTACAGCAGTGAGAAAAACGGGGGTGGGACAAGTATTAGATCATcgatttatattttaataacccATTTACCCAGGACTTTTACCCGGGGCTATTGTGGCCTATGTGTACATGCAAGCTTAAGCAGATTTTGTATCCAAGCTCTATTTTTTGAGCTACAGTAGACCTCGTGTTGAATTAGAAGATAAACACTGACTTCATATGCTGCCATTGGAGTACATGTATGCATCATGGAAAAAAGTAGAACCCGCAGAGTCTATgctaacaaattattttttatcactGTGGCTGCGCTAATAAAGGTCCCAAAACACCCAAATGATCCCAACGTTAaacagcaacattaaaaaagGCATGATTTAGAGAGCACACAATAGTATGTGGATTATATTTGTTGCTTAAATGTAAGAAAAGTTTAGGATATTTGCagcattgtgtttgtttcagaacaattagctgaaataaaaaaagtacatttgatatttttgttttagtattaTTCTATCTCTGAATTGTTTGAACTTAAATTGGTCACCTTGTGTTGCTGTAACCTCTCTGTCTGCTTCAGCAGTCGACATCTCTACATCCTCTCCTGCAGGGGTTCCTGGTTCTGGGTCATCTCCTGCAGAAGTTTTTggctcttcatcatcatctgtaGGAGTTACTAGTTCGTCATTATCATCTGCTGGAGTTACTACGTATGCATCATCACTTGCAGGAGTTGTTGGTTCTTCGTTATCATCTACAGGAGTTACTTCCTCTGCATCATCACCTTCAGTAGTTGTTGGCTCTTCATTATTATCTGCAGGAGTTACTACCTCTGCATCATCACCTGCAGGAGTTGTTGGCTCTTCATTATTGTCTGCAGGAGTTACTACCTCTGCATCATCACCTACAGGAATTGTTGGTTCTTCATTATCATTTGATGGGCTCACTGTTGCATTGGCTTCAGTTTCAGGGTCATTATTGGGCTTAGGCTCAATTGATGATGGTGTTACTTCCTGTATTCAGCACaagatttacagtacatgtctgAAAATGATATGtcttacaaaaacacaatatcaggatgtttttcaaaaaataaatgtaaaattgacaTTGATATGTGGTTTCTAGACTGGGGAGGCAGGAGCAGAACTAAAGAAGCAGACGTTTATTGTGTCACAGAAACTCTACAAAAATTTTCAAAATAGCTAACTATACTCACCCTTATATTATTCATTCCgttacattaatttattttagagaAGTTGTTACATCATCTTTTTAGGTCTCTTATTCTTTATTTCTGCCCTCCCCAGGATTCaaacaaaaggaacaaacaacacaacttcCTCTATACTAACCACTGCAGAAGGGGTCCTTTCCTCATCTGCTTCAGGTTCTCCATTGGCTTCTGGTGTTGGATCTAGTTTAGGGGATTGGGTCTGAGAATCTGTTGCTGCCTCCTCTGCTGGGGCTCCATCGTCTACAGAGAGTTgtgtgaagaaagaaaacagcagaataatgaaaaaagaGCACATATCCAGTGAAGTGCAGACTCATGGGTCATATCATTATCAAAAaggtacaaaaataaatgaccaTCCTAATCCTTGGTGCTTCAATAAATATCGCACAACCGCCTCTGTTTAATTCTCTCTCTGAAAAGAAGGAGGCACACAATAAATCCCAGAATCCATTTTAGTGTCTCAAAAGGAGTCCTCCTGTGCAAGCAACTTCACAGCACAACATGGCCAAAATTTTATATTCTAGCCATTATTTTGTGCCCTCTGCTGTtcccacacaaatacacaaaacatctTAAATCTAACACAAAAAtagaagcaataaaacacacaattagtAGCGATTAGTGTAACAATAGGTAATTATATCCATCTGTTgtaatttaaaatcattaaaatccTGTGTCTAAACAGTCATTAAGCTCTTGTGCattcaacacattttctgacatgactaataccacacacacacacacacacacacacacacacacacacacacacacacacacacacacacacacacacacacacacacacacacacaagccacaCATAGCCACACCCTGGCCAGATTGGTGCCTGGTGTTAATGGCCCAGCTACAAGACAGACACATCGATCACATCTGAGGTGTCACTACATCATGTGAAGTGTCAACCTCGCCACTGGCATTGCAACTCTGTACtaatgagaaaacacaaagaaaagttcTTTATCGTTGTCTTTGTGAGATGAgcatggtgtgtttttgtgtgtgtgtgtttaagccaGTGATGTGAGATTCCCCCGTTGCATGTGAGAAGCTGAAACAGCAAATTGGGATCTGGCTTGATGGTTCTTTGCTCTGCTGACTTCAGCAGCACCCTGATGCTGGTTCATGCTGGCAGTGCCTGTTTACAAATACAACTACTAACTAAGAGATGCAGCCATCTAGAAATTACGGTATAAGTGATGTTGTCCTTGACCTTGGCTAAACTGTAATAAGATAGCTTGAAAAAGTAGAAATTAAGTGCACAAGGTGAGTGGGTGCCAATTGCTGCCAGAACTAGAAGGTGAAAAAAgtagcaaagcagaaaataattcCAGCAATCAGGTATTTGCTACTCAATATCATTAGTCTCTTCCTTATTGTGCTTACAAAAAATTGAATAATTCATCTTTTTAGCAGACACTCATTGCCAAGCAAAACTCAAATGAAAGACTGTTTGTCAAGTGAGATTGTGTCAGAGTCAGTGAAGCCATGAGGGAGAGCGGCATGAACACATCCCCAGTATTTCCATCACACCATAGATTCTCTAGAGGTGAGAAGCACTGATGATATCTTATATGTCTACCACCCCACAAGCATACACATCCATGCTctaaaacatgaacatgagaCATGCAGACACCCATGCACAGATGCGTGGTAACCAACGCAGAAATAAGAACAAGCTCTCCTTGTTTCTCACACTCGTTTTTCCTTTGAATGTCGTTACTCTACCTTAGCATCCAAGATAAACATTAACCAATGAATTCACAGGTCAGTGAAAAATTACTGTGGGTGTGTGGATGTTTCTGTATCACTATCTTTAAGAGCACCTTGGAAATCACATCAGCCCCAGTAATAACATGGAAATACGTTTAGATGCCAGTTGACACGCCCGAAAAACCTacagctaatgttttttttgtcaggcAGGGATTttttgttgatgtgtgtgtttctattcaTGCTTATGTTTTCACTTAAGTTTATGTGTAATTTTTTCATTGCATTGCCCTTATAGTATGTGCATATGTGCTTGAGGCATGTGGCATGTAActtatttgtgcatgtgtgtgtgtgtgtatgtatgtgaaagAGACctagagataaagagagagactTCAAGCAAACTCTGACTGTTGCCGCTCCATAGAACATTCTGTTCCCATCCATCAGTTTCCCACTTCCTCCACTGAATCTACTACACAAATGCTGTAATATATCCTCCACCCACTAACCCTCATAAAACACTGTATCGCACCCCCTTAAGTTCAAATCACATTCAATCACATGCTCTCACACATGCTTACATGCAGATGCAAGTTCACTTTCACTCTCGCACTCTGTTTAAGTGCTGTCCTGTTTTGTGTTAGTGCAGCAGTGAAACAAACTGTTGCACATCCAaacctctctccctccttcctttcctttctttctgtctttaagCCCATCTCCGGCCTTTcatctctcgttctctctctcaaACTCTTTActccttctgtttctctgtcactACTTTCCCTTGAGGCTGATGAGtcatctgtgtctctgtcatAGCTGCACGCTATTGTGTGGGACACAACATGTGCAGTTTAAACTGGGAAAAGGACTCCAGAGAAAAAGGCTTAAGTCAAACCAGTTTACACATGTGGAAAATAATTAGTGTAAGTTACATTGTGTTCTTGTCAAAACTAGTAAAGTAGTTTGACAGATTGTTAATCAATATATTGACTGACTGAGAATGAGACGAGGACATTGATACCATATCATGTCAGTCAATAGCCAGTTAGTTTGCCATAAGAAAAAGCCTGAAAACAGGGAGAACAGTTAGCCTGATTCTGTCCTAATGTAGCCAAATTTACTGGCATGtctaaagctcactaattaacgGGTTAATAAGTCATTTATATATCTTGTTACAATTAATTCATATTACATTTGTAATAGTTTTGCACATAAATttgtttaagaaaacatttggaaagTGCCATGCTGCTGTTTGCCCTTTTTTGTGGTCATATTAATTCCCTTGTTCTTTATGTCCCAGCAAATAAGATTTGAGACGTTGTAAAACTGTTCAGCAGCATCAGTAATAACCAAGCAGCACATCCGGGTATATTTGCGGTGActtgaacaattaaaaaatgtgtttaactggGAGGAGACACATTCAAATTGTTGCTGCTAATTTAACCTTCAGAATTTTTTCAGCCAGGTTATGTTTTGCACTTGTCCCTGATGTACGCTCCCTTGAAAAATATTTCACCTCTTTTTTAGGTATGATACATCAGAGTAAAGCTGAGGTAAAGCAGTCAGcatgctcaaaaaaaaaaaggaaaaaaggaaagacacGTTTCAAAGAATCAGTCAATTATTTTCATACTCGTGTAAAATACAAGTCAATTTGTAAGACAATTTGTGCCTCCTATGtgcaatttatattttatttgaaataattttagtGGGCAAGCTATTATGGACACAGCTAATACACTGTGGAgtgttatgtacagtatgttaagttttaaaaaataatgacatttttgagGATGTTGTGGTGCTTGATACTGGTGCCACtgttcaaatataattttttgataagctgattaataaaaaaataaaacgtgtTAGCCATCATATATTTACCTTTTGCTTTGGAaatcagaaacacagaaacaggtTTATGTGGTTACGTAATCTACATCAGCAAAAGTTAAGTTTCTTCTTCCCCCATAACAAAGTCTTGCCCCATACACTAGAGGCTGTTTGTGCATGCGGTatacaatgtcatttttttgtcaGGTTCTATtcgttgtttttttattggcagGGTGGGGGGCAGAAAGCTATGTGTTTATCCATTAATTAAGTGCTCCCATGGGAGCACAGTGAGAATGAGtgttacacaaaaaaagagtGATTTTTATGTTGGtagttgtaaatgtaaacacagacaagtctgcacacacacatttggaacCCATCacacagcactttttttttttttttttgcttttatccaCCTCTAAGATACACACATGTTCTATAACTGACTTAttctcacactcacatttatgAACCACTCTCATACTCCCACATGTTCTGTATGTTAAAGTTATAACCCAAACCCACCCACTTGCACtcacttgctctctctctcacacatgtaCAGATGCTGAGGGCCTTGGGGGGAGGAAGGCGCTGAAACTAGTTGTGTTGTTGGGTGTTGTCTACAGCTGGAGCCGGATCTAGTTACTGAGACACTCCCTATATACTGTACTTCACTTTTGTAACTAAACGCACACCGTTCATGATGTGTACACATGCAACACACCTAGCACCCCCTTTTCCAGTGTGACTtttaacaacacacatacacacacacacacacaaagtatggAATTGTGAACACAGAGCCTGAACTTGTCTGTGCATTACTATGCCAACATACACTGGGTTTACAGTAAAGTTAGAGTTACAGCAACtgaaaaaagtgtgtttagtAAAGGGAAATAAACGacaaaatgtgtgtgcgtgtgtttttgtgtgggtatAGGTGGTTTATCTGGTAATAAAATGGGAACCAGTGGAGTGAGATTACACCACATCAAAATCCAGTGTGCCAACGTTCAACTGAATTTCTGTTTGCATAATGATGTCTCTTGATATCTCCGTGTCCCCGCTCAGTTGGCTACACTGTTCCTCTTTTAGGTCATTCCAAGATGTCCCCTACTTTCCCTCTATTTTCccactgtctgtgtttgtgtcaatggttcttttctctccctctgagTTTTATTGCGCATTTGAACAATCTGAAATCTTTGCATGTGCCTTGGGGAAGGGCAAGGGCCCATGggccagctgaaaatgaaagaagaagaagaggaggagagagaagaaaaaaaagaatgattGATACAGAGAAGCAACATGAAGATGAAAGATTTAAAAGGGTACAAGAATTAAACATACAAGATACagataagaaaagaaagagaaaaggagggagacAATAACTTATGTAGAGACAATGAGCACACCACACCCCTGTGGGCCAAAATTTATGTCCAAAAAGATATGGCCACACTACACCACACACCTTTTTTACTGATAATGTCAAGGCTGCACAGCCTTAGACAATTCCAGTAAGGATGAAGACTGAAGATCTGGCGTTTGCTTCAGTCACATCCGATTAAAATAAGGATAGATGAACAGAGCTGACGTGCTGACAGGGAGTCAGACAGACTGGTACAagacgcgcgcgcgcgcgtggaTGGATGAGTAATACGGCAGACTGcaggaagagcagagaaaagacagagcgAATAACAGGTGAGAGCCAAAGGAGGGgtgtgaaaacacagacagatagacagatagatagatattaaaatacatgcaaacgaacaaaaacatctgcataaCGCTGAAGACTGGTCTGAATTAAGGGGAAATAAATCATTACCTTGTGCCTTGGCGCTTGAAGCCAGCAAGCTCCCTAATAGCAGAATCCACAGGTATGACATCATGGGAACACGGTGTTCTGGCTGCAAATGAACCTGGGACCACTCTAGCTATCCTCGGCGTTCAAACCACACAGTTAGCCGGCTGTGAGATTTCAGGTGTGAAGGGCGTGCGTGCCGGTGCGGTCTTGCGCGTCGGATCAAATCTGTGGCGGCTCCAGGTGCTCAGATGCTTGGCTCAGTACGTACCGCCGGTGATCTATCGTCCTCTCCTTTTGTCTGGATTGGAAGAGAGAAGGTCCAGTCTTTATTAAGGTGGGCGGGTCCCTTCTCCCAAACACAGGCAGGCACTGGCAGCAGGGTTGGGTATGGCGCTGTGCAGGCTGTGAATTTCACCACTCGTGGTTTCGCCTGTACTCTTCCGACGCTGTCTGTTGCCCGCAGTGTCTATTGACACACATCTGTATCGTTTGTATCTGCTTAGTGCACAAAAAATAACTATTACCCAATTGCCCCTGTGAGGAATATTAATTGATATAAGTGGCCACCTGTTATACAGCCCACTGAGCGCATCAGTATGTAAAGCAATGGAGAATGTttggacattttgaaaatgtgtcccCTGAGTCCACTTTAGTGCACTAAATCCACATATCCTGTGACTTCATAATCTTTTTTCAATGATGTGTCCCAGTATCAGCATCCCAGGCTTGTAAAACGTTTACGTGTAATTATAAAATTGTTATGGTTTCTTAGTGTTACAAGCCTACAATTTACTTGGACAGATTAAATATCAAGTAGCTGGCGAGTTCAGTCTATTGCTGGGTTTTGTGACGTAAGGCTTTGgcctgtttttaaattttaaattaatgttaggTTTCTATTCGAGAAAACCACACGTGATCTCATGTAAACCAACAATTAGGTggatctgaaaaaaaaaaaccatttcCTTCCATTTCCTGGAAACGACTTTTTAAGTCGGTTTAGTGCCAAATGGAGATGTATTTACTAGTACCGACTGACAGGTGTCGCTGTTCCTTCATAATGTCATAGTTTACAACTATAATACAGCGTTCCAACCACCAGGTGTATAAGCTTAGATAGTCCAAGCTGCAGGGGATAAAcgtaaatgcatttttttaaggaTCATTATGTTTAGACTACATCTTATCCTATTTGGTACATTAGGTATAAAGTGCAAACTTATGATGGAGAGAAAACGTTTCTAGTAGAAAGAGCACAAGTGGCAAAAAAAAGGTTCACTGAATGTTTTGATTAAGATTTCTCATCACCTGTAATGTTTTGCTCGCTTGggtgaatataaatataataacatttttctaTAGAAAAAGGGGATGTCTTATACACTGctttaattataaattatgCATAGTTTTcgttaaaaaaataagataagcACAAAAGCaacctttttataaaaaaaaaacccatcaagCATCTGTAGTAGAAAACACCCTgatataaactttattttgcataaaaatacaacaaaattgtTAAAAGGGAAATATGTTTATTAGTGTTGAAGCCACAGTAATTACAGAAACATAACAACAATTATCTAGTTTAGCcatgtttattataaaaacatacataaaccGTTGGTTTGGAAATATGCCAGccacctttttattttgaacaattaTTTGTCTGTTCACCTCAGCTGAATATCTTAAAGAAAGCAAAAGTAGAAATATCTATGGTGTATTTAGGGCATATGTATTAAGCCTAATTGTGAGGATCCAACATATCTGTACTTCAAAGTTTCAACAGTTtggtcaaaacattttttacattgacCTGAGGCATGTTTGAAacttaaatcttttatttagtgCAGTGACATAATATCAGGGGgagaaacaaattaaagagGAAAAGTAAGCAGAGAAGGTCAACAACTAAGTTTAGTGTCCTTCCCCTGTTGTTCAAAACCAATATTTGATTAAGGCTATAAAGCCTGACGGTGAAGAAAAGGCTCCATTATTGATTTGTATGTGCACTACTTGTAGCAGCATTTATGGTTGCACTTGGTAGCTCAAGGAGGTTTGAGGGGGTGCTATGTATTAGTCCTTCACGGTCGCCAAAACGGCATGAGACCTTCCTGACTGCATTTACTCATAGGTCTTTTGCTTTTGGcacaaaaaagtaacaaaaataatcaatagCAGTTTCCAAAGCGTATAAAATGTTCTTCATGAAATAGGAGAAAAGGAAATGTGAATGTGTCGTGGTTTGTTGAGCTGTGGACCTTTacttcatttcatttacagcattctgtttctgatttctatctgacatttttattaccTCCAATTTCAAAcaattaactttattatttgAACAGAGAAAACTAATGAAACAAATGCCTAGCAATATTTTTTAGGATACCTCCTCAGGACTGAAGCTCCAATCTTCGGTTCAGTGACACCTCAGTGTGTTAAGTTACATGTTAAGGGTGATTCTTATCTGTGCTGATGGTACTATATGTAATAACTAAAGTATATTTCATGTCAGCTGACAACTACCTAACTGTTTAATTTGTGTGAAATAACCCACCTGTACGTAGACTCTCTTAAAAGGAATATGGGAAACCAATATCCATAATTTGTTTCCATATTTCTTATGCAGGAAACTAAAATGTGCCAAATGAAGCACTGCTCAAAATGTGCAGCTTCTCTTGGCTGAATGGTATCACTCTACCCTGTATTCTACATTTTAAGGGTAAGAAACGTGTGAGGAGAATGTTTACAACTAACACAGCGCAGCTTTTCTCCTCTGTACAACTCTTAGGCATTTTTAGTGTCTCGGACATAATGTCACCTgtgcagagaaggaagaaaatgtagataatctgcaaTATGGAGATTACATCAGAGTGGTACCATTAAAACACTTTGTTAAAAGGCATGGGATTATTAAATGCATTGGTACCTACCtagctaaataaatatatttttatatttaagagaggaagggagagaaaaggaaTCTCAATAGCTTCAAATTCGCATAGCAAACTAAGCAAAGCCAGAATTAGAATGAAAGAGTGACGGTCCCAGTCTGGATAATCTGATTAACAATCATTTTGGTGCAGTGTGTGATGGGCTTGATGAGTGGCTCACATTTTGTTGAAACACTCCTTGGCATTAGACCACACCTGAATTCCCTAAAggagtaaagacagaaaaagagggtGAACAGATTGAATTAGCCAACATCACATAACACCTGACATTTGTTAAGCAAGCAAGTATAAACATCCGAGAACAAACATCCTTACCTTTTTACACATGCTGATCTGCATAATGGCGTAGCTGGTTAGGGCTTCACGCaaatctctgtctttctgctctTTAAAGCGTTCTATGTCTTCCCAGGCTGTTCGTACAAAGTCTctaaaagaggaggaggatttaTTTATGTACTAGCAACTGAGTTTCGATTAGATTtgcagtttttgtatttaaaataaataaatgaataacatgacaaataaatgtttaggtatacacaataacacaaaagaGTGTTTATTCCATGGCGAAATGAttacaaattatatatttacatacaaaAGAAAGAGGAACAAACAGTGGGAACATTTCAGAACAGTACAGAAAATTGATCAGCTGGCTTTGGACATACTGGCACTCTGTGTTCTTCTCCTTGACCATCTCCTCTCCCTCCCGAATACTCTGATCCAGGGCAGCCAACCTGCTCTCCCTCTGCTCCTGGCTCTCCTGACCAAACAGTTTACTGGTCATCCCCTTCAGGGAAAAGACTCGCACAGTctacacatgcatgtgcacatgaaAACCCAcacgccaac
It contains:
- the si:ch211-39i22.1 gene encoding chloride intracellular channel protein 6 isoform X1, with amino-acid sequence MMSYLWILLLGSLLASSAKAQDDGAPAEEAATDSQTQSPKLDPTPEANGEPEADEERTPSAVEVTPSSIEPKPNNDPETEANATVSPSNDNEEPTIPVGDDAEVVTPADNNEEPTTPAGDDAEVVTPADNNEEPTTTEGDDAEEVTPVDDNEEPTTPASDDAYVVTPADDNDELVTPTDDDEEPKTSAGDDPEPGTPAGEDVEMSTAEADREVTATQVPVVFPENGNPEPEQTTATVEEEQFAADLTPVQEENGPDLNLSEIDEDNNEKEATDLAIEVKSPVNNQQPNTASPSDEEDNNDTNRDGGLEDVLSEHNPDAGKGRSFDRDAHVAGAIGDGNKPEPKASSVAGIVSAIGVAAVGAVAGYFTYQKKKLCFKNRQEADPEAARKADTAEAQSDPQVLSNLLKSA
- the si:ch211-39i22.1 gene encoding CD99 antigen-like protein 2 isoform X2, which codes for MMSYLWILLLGSLLASSAKAQDDGAPAEEAATDSQTQSPKLDPTPEANGEPEADEERTPSAVEVTPSSIEPKPNNDPETEANATVSPSNDNEEPTIPVGDDAEVVTPADNNEEPTTPAGDDAEVVTPADNNEEPTTTEGDDAEEVTPVDDNEEPTTPASDDAYVVTPADDNDELVTPTDDDEEPKTSAGDDPEPGTPAGEDVEMSTAEADREVTATQVPVVFPENGNPEPEQTTATVEEEQFAADLTPVQEENGPDLNLSEIDEDNNEKEATDLAIEVKSPVNNQQPNTASPSDEEDNNDTNRAHVAGAIGDGNKPEPKASSVAGIVSAIGVAAVGAVAGYFTYQKKKLCFKNRQEADPEAARKADTAEAQSDPQVLSNLLKSA